Part of the Elusimicrobiota bacterium genome is shown below.
GACTTGTGGTCGATAGAAATCAGTCTTTCCGAAAAAATCGCCCAACAAGGCGGTGCAGTGGACGCGGCCACGAGGCCGCGCCACTGACCTTGGGCGTTGGACGGCGCGGATCGCGTTTCAGTGGGGGACGCCGCGGATGAATTTGAACAGAAGGATAAATCTGGCGGTTGTTGAGCACGTTGGTGGGCAGCGCCGTCTAACGGCAGGAATTGCTTCTCCAACGAAGGGTTAACCCAGCCGGCGCTCCGCGCCGTCTAACCCTTCGTTGGAGCAGACACCCCGGCACATTCGTGCCGGGGCAAGCCCCGGCAGAATCAGCCGGGGTGCTGCTCAACTCCGCCGTTCGCCAAGAGGAAACGATGGTATGACAAAATTGCGACCACTTTTGATGATCATTTTGCTGAATGCTTTTTCCCCAGTTCGTGTCTTTGCCGCCGACCTCAATGGCCTGTATGTCACTTGTCCCACAGAAAGAAACAAGGAATACAGTGTTTTTATTTATGATTCAAATAGCGAAAGGCGCCGCGACTTGATTTCCCATTGTCAATCGAACCTGCCAATTTGGGCGCTCGGAAGCACTGAGCCACTCGCGTGTGACCAAGCTACCGAGGTCGTAGATGGAGGAGTCAAACTTTGGCTCACACCGAACTTTGAAAAAGAATTGGCACTGCTTTCATTGAAACCATTCCCTAAGCAATCCTGGAGTAAACGGGAAGCCACAGATAAAGAGATTCAAATTATCCAACGGCTATCTAAACTCGCTTCGGTTTCCGGTTCAGATGTTAGCGTAGTTCAGGCCGATGGCCGGTTGTTCGCCTCCTTCCCATCAAAACAGATCCAGCGCGATGACGATGACGATGGTGCTGGGAGCGAATTGCTTTACGCGGTTGCCCAGATATCGGGCACCGAACCATTGTTGGTATATGAAACCGTTGGACCACCTGATTTCATCGATGATATCGATGGAGACGGAATTCCCGAAATCGCCCATAGACCTTATTGTGACGGATACTGCGTTTATTTCACGGCCTTTTTTCCTAAAAAGCGCATTCTGGCATCCGCGAATCAACATGATTAGCGAAGTCTCCAAATCGCCGGCGAACAAAATGCTCCAGCCGAGCCGGCTACGCCGGCCGGCTGAGCTCTAACGTTAGGCTGCTTGAATTTTAGGGGGCAGTAATGGAAATGGGGTTCGCCGTTGGATGGGGAACGTTAGCGCTTATCAATGCAGGGCTCGCTCAAGGTAAAGGCCGTAGTGGTCTCGTATGGTTCCTCGCATCGCTAATTTTTGGCCCTGTGGCGACATTTTTAATTGTCATTCTTAGCACTGTGTATCAGGACGAAGAGGATGAATAGGAAATTGTGAAAATCACACTATACCTTACGCGAGTAAATGATCAGCCGCCTAACAAATCATTCCAGCGGACGTTGCCCTCCGGGCAACGCCGCTGAATTTTGTCGTTGGGCACAGATCATGAAGGAGCTTCTATGGTGTGGCAATTTCTTCAAACCAATTGGGAAGGGTTCATCGCTTTGCTCGCGCTTCTTTTGGCGGTTTATGAAGGAAAGGCGAATAGGGACCACAATCGCCTCAGCGTAGCTCCTCACTTGGACACAGAAACAATTGCCGACTCTGAAAACGCATCAATTTCTTTAAAAATTCAAAATAACGGCTTAGGTCCAGCAAAAGTTTCAGGATGGACTATCTGTCTCGATGGAAAAGAATGCCCGGGCAACAATTGTAATCAACAATTTGAGTGGGCTTGCGCTAAATTGCTTGCCCCATATTCAACGAAGAGGGTCTCTATTTTGATTCCAGCCTCTGGTTCTTATATTCCTGCTGGCTCAGAAGTCTGCATTTTGGAATGGGCGTTTGATTCGCCAACCAAACCTTCATATGACGAAATGCATTCATTGATGAATAGGGTCGATTTTATCCTGAAGTATGGATCTTTGTAATGCTCCCCATTAGTCAAGGGGTTCCTAAGAGAGTGCCGGGGCTGGTTGGTTGATGGCAAGGGCCTCAAACTCGGCCGGTGTTCGGTGGCCGAGGGTCAAGTGCCGGTGCCGCTGGTTGTAATCGATTTCGATCCAGTTCTGTAGTTCTTTGACAAAGACAAACGGGCTGTCCCACTCGCGGAGCCAAACGAGCTCTTCTTTCAGGGTCCGATTGACCCGCTCGGTGTCAGCGTTGCCCTTGGGGTTGTTGTAGCTGGTGAACGCCTAGGTAATCCCCAAGGCGTTGCAGGCCTTCTGGAAACCCAGGACGTGGGCTGGCAGCCATTGTCGCTCATGAGCTTGACGTCCTGACCGCGACTCCATTGGGGAACCGCCGATTGACCGCCATGTTTAGCGCCATCAACCAGTGCTGGGTTTTGGCCTGGGGTCCGGCGTAATAACCCACGATCGTCTTGGTATACCAGTCCAACACCAAGACGACGTAGATCCAGCCGTAGGATTGGATCAGGACCTTGGTCATATCGATGCCCCACCATTCGTTGGGGCGGACGGCGACAGGCTTGCTCTCGACGACGTCCTCTTGGCTTTAAGGCGCAGGTTGGGCTTCACCAAGAGGTCATGGCGACGCATCAAACGCAGGACGCGCTTTTGTTGATGTTCATGTGCTCATCGTATTTGAGCCGGGCCCAGATCCGCCGGTATCCCCAGAAGGGGTGATCCGATTTCAGGTTCTTGATCTTTTTAACGATGTCCTGGTTGCGCTGGGTGACGGAACAGGACGGCCGCCTCAAAGCCCGAGCTCCTTGAGCTCGATTTCTGTTTTTAACTCCATCGTGAGCTCCCCGATCAGTGCTTGAGCCGGGCGTTCTCCTCCTGGAGTCGAAACTGTTTCTTGTCGGGGTGTTTGTCAAAGATGCGGTCGGTATTGGCCAAAAAGTGGTCACGCCACTGGTAATACTGGGCCTGGCTGATTTGGTGTTCGCTACACAGGTCCGCGATGGCTTTACCGCGTAGTCCTTGGAGGACGATCATGGCTTTCTTTTTCGGTTCCCATTCTCTTCGTTTCATGGCTGAGTCTCCTCGGTTCGGGTCTCAGCCCCATTTTACTCTCTTAGCAGGACCCCGGCCTTAATGGGGAGCAGCATATCTTTATATGAAGAAGAGCTGGACTCCATCGATACCAAGAAGGATCGAAAGGATGCCGGGCATATCTAGCCCAACAAGTCATTCCAGCGGACGTTGGCCACGAAACGGCCAACGCCGCTGAATTCTTTCGTTGGGCCTATGAGAAAACAAGCACATGTTGATGGCAGTGATTGCATTGCCGGGACCCGTCAAGTGCCCCGTGGGTTTTCGCCATGCTGCAAAGGATTCGATGCTGCCACCAAGAATTGCGAATTCGACATCCGGTTCGAATGGTGGTCAAAGTCAAAAATCTGGGTGGTCCGGGTGCCGGATGGTGGCTCTAGCGGTATTCGCATGAATTTCTGTCCCTATTGCGGCAAAGCACTGGGGCCCAACCCTTCTCTGCCGCCGACGCGGCCACGGGTCGGTCGTGCGGCGGAGCATTGACGTTGGGCACGAGGGGATAAGGTGAACATGTCGACGAGCGGGGTTTTGAGATCCGTTGCGCTCATCGTATTTGTTGCTCTTCTCCCATTATCGGCCCGTGGCGAGACTTCCTCAGAACAATGGTTCATTGGCCCTCGTATCGGCTTAAGCGGATTTACTGGTTTCATTGGGCTGGAAACTCAGAGGAATCATTGGGGATTTGCGCTTGGCTTCCCCTATACCATTGGGCTCAGATACTATTTCCAAATCCCTAAACACTCTTGGTTTACCGGGGCCTTCCAAAGGACTTATTATTCCTATTACGACAGTCCCACAGGACTATCGAAAGAAAATAAATACCATGAGAATGGAATCGGCGGCGGTCACCGGTGGAGGTGGAAATCGGGATGGGATCTCGAACTCGATTTCACGGTTGGATATGGAACGGAACAGGAGCTAATTGGGCTTCGTCGAAAAGGGACCTACCTATCCCTGCGCCCCGGCATTGCTTTTGGATATTCATTCTAACCATTCGTGCCTAAGAGGAAAATCGTTTACGGATTCGGGGGATTCTAGCGTGAAAATGTTCGCCAGAGTGTTTTTAGTCCTGCTTTCCATTGCCGCCGTCTTTCTAATCATTTCGGGTTTGTACTTCTCCATCGCGCTCTCGGGAGTGCGCGCTGCCCCTTTAATCAGGGTTCTTTTCCTTTTTGTTCTGCCCCTAACGATGGCATGGCGGCTCGAGCGCAAGGAGAAATTCGGCGCGGCCATCGCCATGGGAGGCGTCGTGGCGGCCGTCATTCTGCTTAGCCCCCGCGTCCGGCAGATCGAAAACAACTTAGCCTATCGTTATGAAAACAATCGGCCTTCGGCGCCAAAAGGGTTTTTAGTCCCCGACAAAGATTCCCTCCCCGCAGGCTTCGAGTTAAAAAGGGAATCTTATTCTCGCCACGGTTATAACATCGCCTACGAAGGAACTCAATTGGCAATCAACGA
Proteins encoded:
- a CDS encoding transposase; amino-acid sequence: MKRREWEPKKKAMIVLQGLRGKAIADLCSEHQISQAQYYQWRDHFLANTDRIFDKHPDKKQFRLQEENARLKH